A window of Methanolobus sediminis contains these coding sequences:
- the hisD gene encoding histidinol dehydrogenase, which produces MLYKKLSELTDEEKSKLIGRGGGDLANVEDTVAAILEDVKHNGDAALREYTKKFDGADIEAVEVTKEEIDEAAASIDPELMKHLEFAAGNIRRFHEAQMPQKTWFIEVSPGIELGQKFTALESVGAYVPGGRASYPSTALMTIVPAKVAGVKNVVMCTPPGKDGKVNPLTLAAAKVAGADHVYKIGGVQAVAGMAYGTETVMKVDKIVGPGNVFVTSAKMQVRDMAEIDFPAGPSEVLIIADDSCNARMAASDMIAQAEHDPNAVSVIVTTSEKLAADVKAEVLKQAEKTLRTEIVNTSLANAAILIVDSMDECIKFSNEFAPEHLEIMVENDDEVLEGIEHAGSIFVGNYAPVPVGDYASGTNHVLPTAGYARIYSGLNLAHFMKSASIQRISKQGLETLKEPVIALAEKEGLQAHADSVRTRFE; this is translated from the coding sequence ATGCTTTACAAGAAACTATCCGAACTTACCGATGAAGAAAAGAGCAAACTGATAGGACGTGGTGGCGGAGATCTTGCAAATGTTGAAGATACAGTTGCAGCTATCCTTGAAGATGTAAAGCATAATGGTGATGCAGCCCTGCGTGAATATACTAAGAAGTTCGATGGTGCTGATATTGAGGCAGTCGAAGTTACAAAGGAAGAGATTGACGAGGCTGCGGCAAGCATTGATCCTGAACTGATGAAGCACCTTGAATTCGCTGCTGGCAACATCCGCAGGTTCCATGAGGCCCAGATGCCACAAAAGACATGGTTCATTGAAGTCTCACCGGGAATTGAACTTGGACAGAAATTTACTGCTCTTGAAAGTGTCGGAGCCTATGTGCCGGGAGGCAGGGCATCATATCCTTCCACAGCTTTAATGACCATAGTTCCCGCAAAAGTTGCCGGTGTTAAGAATGTTGTTATGTGTACTCCACCGGGCAAGGACGGGAAAGTAAATCCTCTCACTCTTGCGGCAGCAAAAGTTGCCGGAGCAGATCATGTATATAAGATCGGTGGTGTGCAGGCAGTTGCCGGTATGGCATACGGTACTGAAACCGTCATGAAGGTTGATAAGATAGTTGGTCCTGGCAATGTTTTTGTCACTTCTGCAAAGATGCAGGTGAGAGATATGGCTGAGATCGATTTCCCCGCCGGTCCAAGTGAAGTGCTTATCATAGCTGACGATTCATGCAATGCCAGGATGGCAGCTTCAGATATGATCGCCCAGGCAGAGCACGATCCTAATGCAGTATCTGTTATTGTTACAACTTCCGAGAAACTTGCTGCAGATGTCAAAGCTGAAGTACTTAAACAGGCAGAAAAGACCCTCAGGACTGAGATTGTGAATACTTCCCTTGCAAATGCCGCAATTCTTATAGTAGACTCAATGGATGAATGTATCAAGTTCTCAAATGAATTTGCACCCGAGCACCTTGAGATCATGGTGGAAAACGATGATGAGGTCCTTGAAGGTATCGAACATGCAGGTTCCATATTCGTTGGGAACTACGCCCCGGTTCCTGTCGGTGACTATGCATCAGGTACAAATCACGTGTTGCCTACCGCAGGATATGCCAGAATATATTCCGGACTGAACCTTGCGCACTTCATGAAGTCTGCAAGTATCCAGAGAATTAGCAAGCAGGGACTTGAAACTTTGAAAGAGCCTGTAATTGCTCTTGCTGAAAAAGAGGGTCTGCAGGCACATGCAGATTCCGTTAGAACAAGGTTCGAGTAA
- a CDS encoding DUF1699 family protein has translation MKIRVVSSREEIPHLNPGEKVIHLAFRPSNKDIFSLVQTCPKVEVIQIPSSYRRTVSKSIEMFMQMQGIKLIEGDVWGHRKDINEYYSIAPALLDKIKELKSEGMSDEDIVSKLEREGKLNKEMLFYILSKK, from the coding sequence ATGAAAATAAGAGTTGTAAGTTCGCGAGAGGAGATACCACATCTGAATCCAGGTGAGAAGGTTATCCATCTTGCATTCAGACCATCGAACAAGGATATTTTTTCACTGGTCCAGACCTGTCCTAAAGTGGAAGTTATCCAGATCCCGAGTTCTTACAGGCGTACAGTCTCAAAGTCCATCGAGATGTTCATGCAAATGCAGGGTATTAAGCTCATTGAAGGTGATGTCTGGGGCCACAGGAAAGACATCAACGAGTATTATAGTATCGCTCCGGCGCTGCTTGATAAGATCAAAGAGCTTAAATCAGAAGGCATGTCTGATGAGGATATAGTAAGTAAACTTGAGCGCGAAGGTAAACTAAATAAAGAAATGTTGTTCTACATACTGAGCAAAAAATAG
- the cobA gene encoding uroporphyrinogen-III C-methyltransferase — protein MAQKYGKVYLVGSGPGDPELLTVKARRLLDTTEVVVYDQLPGKAIIDSIPDSAEKIDAGKHAGDHTLTQDEINAVIIQKAKEGKNVLRLKGGDPYMFGRGGEEAEELIAEGIEFEVVPGITSAVAVPAYAGIPVTHRDHASMVTFITGHEDPTKEETALDWETLAKFDGTIVIFMGVKMLGRNVGELMKFGKDPKTPVALIERGTRPDQRVTVGVLENIAEVAKERGVKAPAITIIGNVVSLHDILGEQVSNYFD, from the coding sequence ATGGCCCAGAAATATGGTAAAGTCTATTTGGTTGGTTCAGGCCCGGGTGACCCGGAATTATTGACAGTTAAGGCACGCAGGTTACTTGATACAACTGAAGTAGTTGTATACGATCAGCTTCCGGGTAAGGCGATAATAGATTCCATTCCTGACAGCGCTGAAAAGATCGATGCAGGTAAACATGCAGGTGATCACACACTCACACAGGATGAGATCAATGCTGTTATCATACAGAAGGCAAAGGAAGGAAAGAACGTACTACGCCTCAAAGGTGGCGATCCTTACATGTTTGGCCGTGGTGGAGAAGAAGCTGAGGAACTCATTGCAGAAGGGATTGAGTTTGAGGTCGTTCCAGGTATTACATCAGCTGTGGCAGTTCCGGCATATGCAGGCATACCTGTTACCCACAGGGATCATGCATCAATGGTGACTTTCATCACAGGTCACGAAGATCCTACTAAAGAGGAAACAGCTCTTGACTGGGAAACACTTGCAAAATTCGATGGTACCATTGTTATTTTCATGGGTGTAAAAATGCTTGGCAGGAATGTCGGTGAACTTATGAAATTCGGCAAGGATCCAAAAACTCCTGTTGCTCTTATTGAGAGAGGTACAAGACCTGACCAGCGCGTGACCGTTGGTGTCCTTGAGAATATAGCAGAAGTTGCAAAGGAGAGAGGTGTAAAGGCACCTGCAATTACCATAATTGGTAATGTTGTATCATTGCACGATATTCTTGGCGAACAGGTCTCTAATTATTTTGATTAG
- a CDS encoding uroporphyrinogen-III synthase — MTEKSKRPVLAIMRPKRYLKDSVELAQDMGFEPLAVPMIELEGMKDEFFDSFVERVMAGKSDYVIFTSANGIDFTLDKIPADEHEKFIAALNSTKVIAIGPTTRKALDDMDINVLGMPGVYSSEGLVEYLCPDVKGKVIDTARSFYGSTLLIEGLKNCGAEVHETNVYTLTKPEGNEQEKFIAKVLAGEVDVFAFTSSMMVRNFFEHAVDQSSKDEVINIMNNSIVAAIGIPTAKTIEGYGVKVSVTPGKFTFEDILKKVQDMLN; from the coding sequence TTGACAGAAAAGTCCAAAAGACCTGTACTTGCTATAATGAGGCCAAAACGTTACCTGAAAGATTCAGTGGAACTTGCACAGGATATGGGTTTTGAACCGCTTGCAGTTCCAATGATTGAGCTTGAAGGTATGAAGGATGAGTTTTTCGATAGCTTTGTTGAAAGGGTAATGGCAGGGAAATCGGATTATGTGATATTCACAAGTGCAAACGGCATAGATTTCACACTGGATAAGATCCCCGCCGATGAGCATGAGAAATTCATTGCTGCCCTTAATTCCACAAAAGTTATTGCCATAGGACCAACTACTCGCAAGGCGCTGGATGACATGGATATAAACGTACTTGGCATGCCGGGAGTTTATAGTTCAGAGGGTCTTGTGGAGTATCTCTGTCCTGATGTAAAAGGTAAAGTCATTGATACTGCAAGAAGTTTCTACGGTTCAACGCTTCTGATTGAAGGCCTGAAGAACTGCGGTGCTGAGGTGCACGAGACAAATGTTTACACACTGACAAAACCTGAAGGTAACGAGCAGGAAAAATTCATTGCAAAGGTACTTGCAGGTGAGGTTGATGTGTTCGCATTTACAAGTTCCATGATGGTGCGCAATTTCTTTGAGCATGCTGTGGACCAGTCTTCAAAGGATGAAGTGATAAATATCATGAACAATTCCATCGTTGCAGCCATCGGCATACCAACTGCAAAGACCATTGAGGGTTACGGTGTGAAGGTTTCAGTGACTCCTGGAAAATTCACATTCGAGGATATTCTCAAAAAAGTTCAGGATATGCTGAATTAG
- the ahbC gene encoding 12,18-didecarboxysiroheme deacetylase, with protein sequence MIGISKLYCRTVEPSDALRYGRDSKKLPSHLLQFSKDKKPVVVWNVTQRCNLRCVHCYAHSKDIEYKNELTTEEGKALIDDLADFGCPVILFSGGEPLMRKDLPELAGYARSKGIRAVISTNGTMITEAMAKKLKDIGLSYVGISLDGMRETNDKFRGIEGSFDKALQGLHNCQKEGIKVGLRFTINRHNVHDIPAIFDLMEKENIPRICFYHLVYSGRGSEMVNEDLSLEESRKTVDLLMDKTRELHAKGFKAEVLTVDNHCDGPYIYMRLLKEDPERAAEVLELLNMNRGNSTGIGFGCVSWDGSVHPDQFWRHYTFGNVRDRKFSEIWRDTSDELMAGLKDRKPLIKENADRCAHCKWLDVCNGNFRVRAEAIYGNTWADDPACYLTKEEIGYDDS encoded by the coding sequence ATGATAGGAATTTCAAAACTTTATTGCAGAACCGTGGAGCCTTCGGACGCGCTCAGATATGGGCGTGACTCTAAAAAACTCCCATCACATTTGCTCCAGTTCTCAAAGGATAAAAAACCAGTTGTAGTCTGGAATGTCACCCAGCGCTGCAACCTTCGCTGCGTCCATTGTTATGCTCACTCAAAAGACATAGAATACAAAAATGAACTGACTACCGAGGAAGGTAAGGCTCTCATAGATGACCTTGCAGATTTCGGTTGTCCTGTAATACTTTTCTCAGGCGGCGAACCTCTAATGAGGAAAGACCTGCCTGAACTTGCAGGCTATGCACGTTCAAAAGGCATCAGGGCTGTAATTTCAACAAACGGTACCATGATCACAGAAGCGATGGCAAAAAAGCTCAAGGATATTGGTCTTTCTTACGTAGGTATTTCTCTTGACGGCATGAGGGAAACAAACGATAAGTTCCGTGGTATTGAAGGCTCTTTTGACAAAGCACTCCAAGGTCTGCACAACTGCCAGAAAGAAGGCATCAAGGTAGGACTCAGGTTTACCATCAATCGCCATAATGTCCATGATATTCCTGCAATATTTGACCTGATGGAAAAGGAAAACATTCCACGTATCTGTTTCTACCATCTGGTATATTCAGGCCGTGGCTCTGAGATGGTCAATGAAGACCTGAGCCTTGAAGAGAGTCGCAAGACTGTGGACCTGCTTATGGACAAAACAAGAGAGCTTCATGCAAAAGGCTTCAAAGCTGAAGTACTGACTGTGGATAACCACTGTGACGGTCCATACATCTACATGCGTCTTCTGAAAGAGGATCCAGAGAGAGCCGCTGAAGTTCTTGAACTATTGAACATGAACAGGGGCAATTCCACTGGAATTGGCTTTGGATGTGTATCCTGGGATGGTTCAGTACATCCTGACCAGTTCTGGAGACACTACACATTTGGCAATGTAAGGGACCGCAAGTTCAGCGAGATCTGGAGAGATACAAGCGATGAACTCATGGCAGGACTAAAAGACCGTAAGCCTCTGATAAAGGAAAATGCTGACAGGTGTGCCCATTGTAAATGGTTAGATGTCTGTAACGGGAACTTCCGTGTAAGGGCGGAAGCTATCTATGGCAACACTTGGGCAGACGATCCTGCATGTTATCTTACCAAGGAAGAGATAGGTTACGACGATTCTTAA
- a CDS encoding desulfoferrodoxin family protein, translating to MEFEEALKGKEVEGKEKHVPEIDIIRGHGQAKADFVRVTVGKEVKHPNTVEHHIEWVELYGITKDGKMVDFGRMNFEPVYTEPTASFHVNNIDDFKAFCALEYCNIHGVWKNCIEV from the coding sequence ATGGAATTTGAAGAAGCACTTAAAGGAAAGGAAGTTGAAGGTAAAGAGAAGCATGTCCCTGAGATTGATATCATCAGAGGACATGGCCAGGCAAAGGCAGACTTTGTACGTGTAACTGTCGGAAAGGAAGTAAAACATCCGAACACTGTTGAGCACCACATCGAATGGGTCGAGCTTTACGGCATTACAAAGGATGGTAAGATGGTAGATTTTGGAAGAATGAACTTCGAGCCTGTTTACACCGAGCCTACAGCCTCATTCCATGTCAACAACATTGATGACTTCAAAGCATTCTGTGCACTTGAATACTGTAATATCCACGGCGTGTGGAAGAACTGTATTGAAGTTTAA
- a CDS encoding ferritin yields MLSEKMIAALNGQINKEMYSAYLYMDMSAHCTYEGLDGFANWFMVQYQEEMTHAMKIYDYVNNQSGKVVLEAIEKPPESFGTPLEMFEATLKHEQFITKSIHDLVTLANEEKDYATQIFLQWFVTEQIEEEANDNELIAKLKLIGDDGNGLYMLDKELLTRVFTPPATTSE; encoded by the coding sequence ATGTTAAGTGAAAAGATGATAGCAGCCCTCAACGGGCAGATCAATAAGGAGATGTATTCCGCATATCTTTATATGGACATGTCAGCTCACTGCACATATGAAGGGCTTGACGGTTTTGCCAACTGGTTCATGGTTCAGTACCAGGAAGAAATGACCCATGCAATGAAGATATACGATTATGTGAACAACCAGAGTGGAAAAGTTGTACTTGAAGCAATTGAAAAACCACCTGAAAGCTTTGGAACTCCGTTAGAAATGTTTGAAGCGACACTTAAGCATGAACAGTTCATTACAAAATCAATCCATGATCTTGTGACCCTTGCAAACGAAGAAAAGGACTATGCCACACAGATATTCCTCCAGTGGTTCGTGACAGAACAGATCGAGGAAGAAGCTAATGACAATGAACTTATTGCAAAACTCAAGCTCATAGGAGACGATGGAAACGGCCTCTACATGCTTGACAAAGAACTCCTGACAAGGGTGTTCACACCACCAGCTACAACAAGCGAGTAA
- a CDS encoding DsrE family protein: protein MTRKVAIFAFNGEEMCFIHSLMNALDMKDKGYDVKLIIEGSATRLVKEAEGEKKPFTALYLKAKEAGLIDCVCRACASKMESLESAKNQELPLCDEMFGHPSMARYINDGYEIIVV, encoded by the coding sequence ATGACCAGAAAAGTAGCTATTTTTGCTTTTAACGGAGAGGAGATGTGTTTCATCCATTCCCTGATGAATGCACTTGATATGAAAGATAAAGGATATGATGTTAAGCTTATAATCGAAGGTTCTGCGACCCGTCTTGTGAAGGAGGCAGAAGGTGAGAAAAAACCATTTACTGCCCTATACCTCAAAGCAAAGGAGGCAGGACTTATCGACTGCGTATGCAGAGCATGTGCATCCAAAATGGAAAGCCTTGAAAGTGCGAAAAATCAGGAACTTCCGCTATGCGATGAAATGTTCGGACATCCAAGTATGGCTCGATATATTAATGACGGCTACGAGATAATCGTAGTTTGA
- a CDS encoding valine--tRNA ligase: MTIPKEYDPHIIEPKWRDSWDMTMYHFDWKDNSRPQFLIDTPPPYPTGNFHIGNSLNWCYIDFVARYKRMCGFNVMFPQGWDCHGLPTEVKVEEIHGITKNEVPREEFRNMCRELTVGNIEKMRQTMLNLGFSTDWSNEFVTMEPEYYSKTQRSFRQMYDMDRLYQSEHPVNWCPRCETAIAFAEVEYDARETKLNFLHFDGLEIATTRPELLAACVAVVINPEDERYKQHIGSTVKVPLFGHEVKVIGDEAVDPTFGTGVVMICTFGDKQDVRWWLEHGLPLRKAIDKQGLMTEIAGKYQGMTIPECKQAIIEDLKSEGYLYDQKSLDQNVGMCWRCSTPIEILSERQWFIKIPNEEIAMAANEIEWLPEYMKVRLDNWNNTMEWDWCISRQRLFATPIPVWYCKDCGETMVAKEEWMPIDPTTQQPPEACKCGCTDFEAEEDVLDTWMDSSITALHVSGWLTDHEMRLPTQLRPQGHDIIRTWAFYTILRSMAIQGKRPWDAILINGMVLGEDGHKMSKSLGNVISPEEVIKDYSADSFRQWAAIGGSPGSDVMFRWKDVVSASRFFAKMWSIYRFSMSHLEEYEHSALDVSELKIVDKWLLSNLNRLIASVTDSMEKYQFDEAFKAVRGFTWDVLADNYIELVKARLYGDDEAGKKAARYTLYVAIDALSRMLAPFAPFFAEEMFSRIGEGSVHVQAWPEVCDSLIDEDVEKSGEFIKEIASNVRRYKSEHGMALNAPLEKIEIYGSLDDLTDVLGATNSPVEMIDGEPDFEHVPVNVKPNMGMIGPKFRGQAKAIINALTDANPKKVADEVANGKVVVEVDGQTIELEPECVEIEKEVVSAGRAVDVLDISGIPVVIIR, encoded by the coding sequence ATGACAATTCCTAAAGAATATGACCCACACATTATAGAGCCTAAATGGCGCGATTCATGGGATATGACCATGTATCACTTTGACTGGAAAGATAACAGCAGACCCCAGTTCCTCATTGATACTCCGCCACCATATCCTACCGGAAATTTCCACATCGGTAACTCTCTTAACTGGTGTTACATCGATTTTGTTGCAAGATATAAGCGTATGTGCGGGTTTAATGTGATGTTCCCACAGGGATGGGACTGTCACGGTCTTCCTACCGAAGTAAAGGTAGAGGAAATCCACGGCATTACTAAGAATGAGGTTCCAAGGGAAGAGTTCAGGAATATGTGCCGTGAACTCACAGTTGGTAACATCGAGAAGATGAGACAGACCATGCTCAACCTCGGATTCTCCACAGACTGGAGCAACGAGTTTGTGACAATGGAACCTGAGTACTATTCCAAGACCCAGAGGTCTTTCAGGCAGATGTACGATATGGACCGTCTCTATCAGTCTGAGCACCCTGTAAACTGGTGTCCAAGATGTGAAACTGCTATTGCTTTTGCAGAAGTTGAATATGATGCAAGGGAAACAAAGCTCAATTTCCTGCACTTCGATGGTCTTGAGATAGCAACCACAAGACCGGAATTACTTGCAGCCTGTGTTGCAGTTGTGATTAATCCAGAAGATGAACGCTACAAACAGCACATCGGTTCAACTGTGAAAGTCCCTCTCTTTGGACATGAGGTAAAGGTCATTGGGGACGAGGCTGTAGACCCAACATTTGGTACAGGTGTTGTTATGATCTGTACTTTCGGTGACAAACAGGATGTCAGATGGTGGCTGGAGCACGGTCTTCCACTGCGCAAGGCAATTGACAAACAGGGTCTTATGACCGAGATTGCAGGCAAGTACCAGGGAATGACAATTCCAGAATGTAAGCAGGCAATAATCGAAGACCTCAAGAGCGAAGGTTATCTCTATGATCAGAAGTCACTGGATCAGAATGTCGGTATGTGCTGGAGATGCAGCACTCCTATTGAGATCCTCTCCGAACGCCAGTGGTTCATTAAGATTCCTAATGAAGAGATCGCAATGGCAGCAAATGAGATCGAGTGGCTGCCAGAGTACATGAAGGTCAGGCTTGACAACTGGAACAACACTATGGAATGGGACTGGTGTATATCCCGTCAGAGGCTTTTCGCAACCCCGATTCCTGTATGGTATTGTAAGGACTGTGGCGAAACAATGGTTGCAAAGGAAGAGTGGATGCCAATCGATCCAACAACACAGCAGCCACCGGAAGCCTGTAAATGTGGATGTACAGATTTCGAGGCAGAAGAAGATGTTCTGGACACATGGATGGATTCATCAATAACAGCACTACATGTTTCAGGCTGGCTCACAGACCACGAAATGAGGCTTCCAACTCAGTTACGCCCACAGGGTCACGATATTATCAGGACATGGGCATTCTATACAATTCTCAGGTCAATGGCAATTCAGGGCAAGAGGCCATGGGATGCTATTCTTATCAACGGTATGGTTCTTGGTGAGGATGGGCACAAGATGAGTAAGTCACTTGGTAATGTCATCTCACCTGAAGAAGTAATTAAAGATTATAGTGCTGACTCTTTCAGACAGTGGGCTGCAATCGGTGGTTCACCAGGTTCAGACGTAATGTTCCGCTGGAAAGATGTCGTTTCAGCATCAAGGTTCTTCGCAAAGATGTGGAGTATTTACAGGTTCAGCATGTCCCACCTTGAGGAATATGAACACAGTGCCCTTGATGTTTCAGAACTTAAGATCGTTGACAAATGGCTCCTGAGCAACCTTAACAGGCTCATAGCTTCAGTAACCGATTCAATGGAAAAATACCAGTTCGATGAAGCTTTCAAGGCTGTAAGGGGTTTCACATGGGATGTCCTTGCTGACAACTATATCGAGCTTGTAAAGGCACGTCTCTATGGTGATGATGAAGCTGGAAAGAAGGCAGCAAGGTACACTTTGTATGTGGCTATTGATGCGCTTTCACGCATGCTTGCACCGTTCGCTCCGTTCTTTGCGGAGGAAATGTTCTCACGCATTGGTGAGGGTAGTGTTCACGTTCAGGCATGGCCTGAAGTTTGTGATTCACTTATCGATGAAGATGTGGAGAAATCCGGAGAGTTCATCAAAGAGATTGCAAGTAATGTAAGACGCTACAAGTCCGAGCATGGAATGGCACTGAACGCTCCTCTTGAAAAGATCGAGATATACGGAAGTCTTGATGACCTTACAGACGTACTTGGAGCTACCAATTCTCCTGTAGAGATGATCGACGGTGAACCTGACTTCGAGCACGTACCTGTGAATGTTAAGCCAAACATGGGTATGATCGGTCCTAAATTCAGAGGACAGGCCAAGGCAATTATCAATGCACTTACAGATGCAAATCCAAAGAAGGTTGCAGATGAGGTAGCAAATGGTAAGGTTGTCGTTGAAGTAGATGGCCAGACTATCGAGCTTGAACCTGAATGCGTGGAGATCGAGAAAGAGGTAGTTTCTGCAGGAAGGGCTGTGGATGTTCTTGACATCAGCGGAATTCCTGTTGTGATTATCAGATAA
- a CDS encoding RNA-binding protein, translating into MKIKSRVQLRKSAKNQLLSDITSVFGDDVKQLENSKFETANIDDLSLILVDGEPLLFQINEFYFPTVRGVLKLGLMKNVVTVDSGAVRFVVNGADIMCPGIVAADDNIQEGDPVIIIEEAHSKPLAIGTALIPGAEMKGNTGKGVKSIHYVGDKLWNLDI; encoded by the coding sequence TTGAAAATAAAGTCCAGGGTACAGTTAAGGAAGTCTGCAAAGAACCAGCTTTTAAGTGATATTACATCTGTTTTCGGAGATGATGTAAAACAACTGGAAAATAGTAAGTTTGAAACCGCAAACATAGATGATCTGTCTCTGATACTGGTTGACGGTGAACCTTTGCTTTTCCAGATAAATGAATTCTACTTTCCTACTGTAAGGGGAGTGTTGAAGCTTGGTCTGATGAAGAATGTGGTAACGGTTGATTCCGGTGCCGTGCGTTTTGTAGTAAATGGTGCTGATATCATGTGTCCTGGTATAGTTGCTGCAGATGATAATATTCAGGAAGGCGATCCGGTCATCATTATTGAGGAAGCTCACAGCAAACCTCTTGCCATTGGAACTGCATTGATTCCGGGTGCTGAGATGAAAGGGAACACTGGAAAAGGTGTGAAGTCCATTCATTATGTAGGCGACAAGCTCTGGAATCTTGACATCTAA
- a CDS encoding cell division protein SepF, with amino-acid sequence MANIVNKLFGGSSKSSTTEDEYTELDLTKYEEVMDDEPAETYIRVAELTNLNELTALKKEIYDGNIVMIDISNIKVDKLLLDRALKDLKEVVMDVHGDIAGIKEDQVLVTPTGIKIDRSKIIGGRY; translated from the coding sequence ATGGCAAATATTGTTAACAAATTGTTTGGTGGCAGCAGCAAAAGCTCAACCACTGAGGATGAGTATACTGAACTTGACCTTACCAAGTACGAAGAGGTAATGGATGACGAGCCTGCAGAGACTTACATCCGTGTTGCAGAACTTACAAACCTCAATGAGCTGACCGCACTCAAAAAAGAGATATATGACGGTAACATCGTAATGATAGACATCTCAAACATCAAGGTTGACAAGTTATTACTTGACCGTGCTTTGAAGGATCTCAAGGAAGTAGTAATGGATGTTCATGGCGATATCGCCGGTATCAAGGAAGACCAGGTTCTTGTAACTCCAACAGGTATCAAGATCGACAGGTCAAAGATCATTGGTGGCAGATATTGA
- a CDS encoding ZPR1 zinc finger domain-containing protein → MLSENYSCQKFVTRTSCPLCHEELIISWQGDEIPYFGEVMYITASCSCSFRFADTLILSQKEPMRYELLVEGLEDLNSRVVRSTSGTIRIPELGIDVEPGSISESYITNIEGILDRILSVVITATKWCEDDEEKRLRGLEVQEFLRDAIEGQRQITVVIEDPFGNSAIISEKVKSCVLAPEEAGCLKTGMIVFDANSSEMELDASDSEHRITD, encoded by the coding sequence ATATTGAGCGAAAACTATTCCTGTCAGAAATTTGTAACAAGGACTTCATGTCCTCTCTGCCATGAAGAGCTGATCATCAGCTGGCAGGGTGATGAAATTCCTTATTTTGGTGAGGTAATGTACATCACCGCATCATGCAGTTGCAGTTTCAGGTTTGCTGACACTCTTATTCTTTCCCAGAAAGAGCCAATGCGTTATGAACTGCTGGTGGAGGGTCTTGAAGACCTCAACAGCAGGGTAGTACGTTCTACTTCAGGTACCATCAGGATACCAGAGCTTGGAATTGATGTTGAACCGGGTTCAATATCAGAATCATACATTACCAATATTGAGGGTATACTTGACAGAATTCTCAGTGTGGTTATCACAGCAACCAAATGGTGTGAGGATGATGAAGAAAAACGATTACGTGGTCTTGAAGTCCAGGAATTCCTCAGGGATGCAATTGAAGGGCAAAGACAAATAACCGTTGTCATAGAGGATCCATTCGGTAATAGTGCAATCATTTCTGAAAAGGTGAAATCTTGTGTACTTGCTCCTGAGGAGGCTGGCTGTCTTAAGACAGGCATGATCGTCTTTGATGCAAATTCTTCTGAGATGGAATTGGATGCAAGTGATTCAGAGCACCGCATTACAGATTGA